From the genome of Spodoptera frugiperda isolate SF20-4 chromosome 7, AGI-APGP_CSIRO_Sfru_2.0, whole genome shotgun sequence:
GTTTTGTAAAACTTTGTCGAACTGAACTTAATACGAGGATTAAAGAATTTaagttattacttttatatcttAGACTAAAAAGTAAGCTATGGCGTCTCAAGCTTTAGCCTCTTTAACGGCTACGTATACCGATTCTGAGGGAGAAGAAGATATGGAAGATCAAACCCCGGAAAAAGAAGAACTGAAAGAAACTCATTCAGAACCCGCAAGTCCGAAAAAAATGGAAGAAATCAATAAGCCAGCCTCTGCCCCGGTAACTCCTAAGAGAAGGTTAGTTTCTTACGTTGATGACACTGTTGTATCTGACGAAGAACCAATATCACCTGGCCCGGAGAACCAAGATGATATGCGGCGTCTGTCAATGGAAACGGATACAGACGAGGCGGTGCCACGCTCCGAGCCTGATGAATGTGAAGACGGTGTGACCATTCCACCAGAACCGCCCGGGAAATGTCCCAAAGAGCTCCAAGACACGATAGCGAAGTATTACAGTCGAATGTTAAGTGAAGGATATGATATGAATAAAATCATACAGGATAAGAAGAACTTTAGGAACCCAAgtatttatgaaaaattaatACAGTTTTGTGACATTAATGAACTGGATACAAACTATCCTCCTGAAATCTATGATCCTCTCAAGTGGGGCAAAGAATCATATTATGATGAATTATCTCGAGTACAAAAACTAGAGATGGACAGAAGGGAGAAGGAGAAAAAGGAGAAATTGgctaaaattgattttatatctGGTGTAGCCAAGAAATCTGAAAGTGATGATGAAAAGAAAAGGAAATCCAAGTGGGATCAGGCCGCTCCCAACGTGTCCAACAAGCCAACTATCAAGCAACCTGGTTTGGTACAACAACCACTGACAAGCAATGTTACCGGAACTAAAGGGACTATAATCTCAGCATTTGGATCTTTACccaaaaaacctaaaatttgACTGGAGACAATTACTCATAAATGAATTATATGACTATAATAATATGCCTTACCATttgcaaatacaaaataatgtatagCATTAGGCACGTCAAAGTGAATGTGTTATCCAGTGGAAAGTAGTAATGGGACAATTATTTTAACTGTAAGAGACATtagtacataaatacaaattcaatattttatctcatttttttctttctagcTTTATTTCCTTAGAAATGtaatttcaaatacaataaattgctatcaaaaattattataatgtcaaCATTGACTGCCAATATAACTGTTTGAATCTTGTAGCTAATCATGTTCTAATGCCACTGACTGGTGCCCAGTACCATACCTTCATTTTTTGATTCAGGTACCTACAATTATCTTCCTAAAATCATGTGACACTGGCTAGTTTTGTATCTACATCTTATCTTGCTGGAGAAATAGGTGTGTTAACATTCGGGCTGATGGTCACTGGCACTGGTTGCTTGTTTCCAGCAAGTTTCatgattattacatattattagcTTAGGTTTCCTTGTGCTACCTGCTAAGTGGAAAGTGGCAACCCACAAAGTGGAACTCTTCACAAGAGTGTTTCATGGAGGGTAGGAACAATCTGGATGTCTTCAAGTCTTGAATAATTAGGGCATTGCTTTATCATTATCACTCTCCACCAGAAAAAAAcactcatttgtttttgtttaaatgcgtaaaatataataataattgctggAACTCTGGTccaaagaattttttttttgtgttggatagtccatttttCGAGCCAGGCTGTATATAGTAGCTAGttagcaataaacaaaaaataatacccAAGCAAGTTAATGGGataatttttaccgacttcataaaagaaggaggttttatgttcgtgtgtttgtttttattttttagttcaaAGAATACACTCCCGAGTTGTTTGGTTCCGGTCCGGGACTGATGATGGAGCCCTAAGGGAACTTTAGAAAATTATAGGAGTAATTATAggtgttttctttatattataatattattttgctttgacgttcaaaagtgccttcccggcctatttgaaataaataggtaatattaaCTTTGAGTTATTTAAcgcaataagtacctactatttgAAATCTTGGTTGGTTTGAAGGTTTGGTGTTAAGACGATCGAGGGAAGATCTCAAGAATTTACAGCAATAACCCTGTGTCCATTCACAGGGTTATtgcttgaattatttgtaggtaTTGATGAGAACTTTCCACTTGTGGTGTGAATCAATAGTATGATGATTGAGAAACATCATAGCTATCGCCCATCTTAAACCACAGGTGGTGTGTACGAATGTATGAAACGTATTTCTATATCATGCAAATGTAATCTGACTCTGACGTAAACTGAGAATCCTGAAAATAGGATTCTCTGTCTTCGGTATGAAACCAATATGCTTCAGACGCATCACGACACGCTGAGCCACGCCAATGTATTTCTGCCTTAAACTTTGAGTTCTATAAGTCCATAGACAGAAAATCCTATCTCTGTTTACCGTACACAGACTACACAGAGAAAGTCTACACTGTCAACCATTAACTTTAATATATGGGTAGGATAGGATAGGGCTCAAAGTTTTGTATGGTACAATCGTACAATGCGCATCTGTTACGTGAAGGTCCATATTCAACTCCATGCCTAATGCGGATTGGCATAATCTACTCATTGAGAAAGATAATTACATATGAAATGGATAATATCTTATACATACTAATATGTATCCGGAAATACTATATTATGGCGCCAGAGTCTAAATTAGTTTCATTACTATAGAGTAAAATTAGTTTACTTTCTACTTTCTGTATTTCGTGGTTTCATACGTCATTTACTATGGTGCTTACAGTTTGCCGGTGTCTATAGACAGTCGCTGTCTACGTTCTCTGTATAATTCGTTCGTCA
Proteins encoded in this window:
- the LOC118265914 gene encoding SAP30-binding protein, with amino-acid sequence MASQALASLTATYTDSEGEEDMEDQTPEKEELKETHSEPASPKKMEEINKPASAPVTPKRRLVSYVDDTVVSDEEPISPGPENQDDMRRLSMETDTDEAVPRSEPDECEDGVTIPPEPPGKCPKELQDTIAKYYSRMLSEGYDMNKIIQDKKNFRNPSIYEKLIQFCDINELDTNYPPEIYDPLKWGKESYYDELSRVQKLEMDRREKEKKEKLAKIDFISGVAKKSESDDEKKRKSKWDQAAPNVSNKPTIKQPGLVQQPLTSNVTGTKGTIISAFGSLPKKPKI